TGGGGCTTTGTTGAAGACAAAGTTCTCTGGGCCCTGGAAGAAGCAATGAGGGCTTAGGAAGGCTGACCAGCAGGTCACCTCCTCCAGACAGGCCTCCTAGATACAAGCAGCCCAGGTTGGTGCCGCCTCTGGCCCTCACTCTGTGCTCTCGCATGGCGAGTTCTCTGAGACAGGGAGCTGGGCCCCTGGGGTCTCAGCCTCCTGGGGTCCAGGTCAGGGGGCAAACAGGAGGGGAGTGGCTTGCTGGCTTCTGGTGGTGAAGTGGGGTAACGGGGGAGTGGGGGCACCTTCTCCTGCAAGAAGGGACTTGTGACTTGCCCGCTATTTTTGTAGGATTGAAAAACATTGATGCTCCCTTCCTCCCCGATTCCTGGAGGGCTTGGTGCCCACAGAGCTCACGTTCCTGAGCATggcctcttcctgcttctccatACACCTGCGGTTGCATTGGGAAGGGAGGTGTTCCCCGTGTGTCTAGGGCCCAGCAACTGTGAGACACCCACCAGGCAGGTGTCTTCCATCTGTTTCGGTGTCCAGGATTCGTGTTTTTCAAGGGCCAATGGAAACGCTGAGATCTAAAAGCGTGTTGATTGGCGCCAAAGCctgaaaataaacttcaaaataaaattaataagctttATTGAATGGCTACAAAATTTAACACTATATTGAAAATCTATGACTCAATTCTCTTgttacataatataaatattatgagGTTGAAATCATAAGAGCAAATTAGTTTATTATGATGAAACTTAGAATTATTAAAATCCTTTCACTTTTTTGACAGCACAAGTGGCCGAGTACGGCCTGGTGACTGAAGTCCCCAGGGGACGGCTGTTCAGTGTGAGGCTGCCAGCAATGATGCTTTGGTTCCCGTgcccagcctgggggtggggaagcatgcagagagggaggggagcagacagCGAGCCTGCCCCAGACCGTGGGGCCAGCGCTCGAGTCTGCTGTCTGGCCTTTACGGGCTGTGAGTCTTTGGATGTGAGTGTGAGGTATGTTTACCGCAGGCTGTGGGTGCAAATATCACCCTGGGCCCAGGTCCTGCCCCAGATACCTCTGACCTCTGAGCGCAGCCCAGGTGGGGCTTTAACTGTGATTTGTGGACGTGTGTTCTGTGCTGTCATTCGTGTAAGCTGCGTGTCGTGGGCTGTCCCTGGTGCCCCTGTGTCTGTTTTGCCTGCATATGACGTGTGTTTGAAGTTGACTTGCTTTGACCCAAATGCTCTCTTGTACAACATGTGTCCCCTGCTGTGCCATGTGTCCATGTGTGACGTATGTTCTGTGTCTCACCCTGGCAGCTCAGGGGTCAGGAGAGGCCTAGACGATTTCTTTTGGGTGTTAGCCCCCTTTGTGGGGGCCCTCCAGGGTCCAGGGCTGGGCTGCTGCCACCCACGAGGAGTGACCAGCCAGGTGACCGAGCCTGCCCTTCGGCTGAGACTGTCCCTGCGAGGGGCCAGGTGTCCGCTTCCTGCTGCCCTTGTGCTGGCTGGGTTGGATGTGCCCTCATGGGGCTCTCAGGCCGTAACTCACGCGGCCTCCGAGCAGCCTCATGGCCCATCCTCTTCCCCAGGCTGAGGTCTGCTGGGCGAGGAGGCAGCTATAGGCCGTTAGGAAACAGCTCTGTTGGCTGGTGAGCAGGTCGGCGGGCACAGGTAGCTGGGGCAGGATGGACTGAGGTTGGCTGCTTGGGCCTTGGGGAGCCCAGCTCGGGGGCTGCTGGGGGCCACGGCTCCCTGGGATCCTGCCGCTGCTGGGCCCCTGCTATCAGCGGGAGGTGCTTCGAGCCTCGTCTGCAGAGGTGGTGCACATGTCTGCTCCCTGGGTGTCCGAGGGCCCTGATCTGTGTGTTTCCTGTTCTCGTGTCTACGCACATGTCTCATGTGTGCCTTGGTGTGATGTGCATCTGTGTGCACATGTTTATGCGTCCCTTtgagtgtgtgtgcatttctGAGCGCATACCCATGCCTGTGTGTCTACCCATGTGCCTGTTGGGGCATCTTTGGTGTGTGCAGGCATGTGAGTCTGTGTGTCCCTGCGTGTCCTGAATGTCTCTGTGGACATGCCCTGTGTCTCCACACGTGTTCCTGAGTCGGCTGTAGTGAAGAAGTCCTGGGGGACAGCTTGAGATGCTGAGTCCTGGGGCATCTGCCTGCTCCATCCTCTCCTGATTCGCCAGGTATCCTAGCGACACTGCTCCTAGTTGCCTAGCAACCAGGTCCCCATCCTTGGAGACGGCTGCTCAGAGCAGGGTCTGGGTTGTGTGGGTAGAGCCCATGCAGGAACAATGACCCAAGGCTGAGTGGGGCTGGTGACTCAACTCAGGGGTCACACACATGGCATCTGACCCCGGTGCTGGGAAGGAGGCAGGTCCATGGGAGCTCTTCAGCTGTGTGGGTGCTGGGGGCCCAGGCTGTGAGGGAATGATACTCAGATGTTGCTCTGGGACCCAGCTGTGGCAGAGACACCCTTGGTGTGTCTTGGTGACAGACAAACCTGAATTCGAATCCTGTCTCTGCCATTTTGACAGATGGCTTCACACCTCTGAAACTTAGTGCTCTTGTCTGCACAAAGGTGATGCTGATGGCAATGGCCAGATGCAGTGGGGATGGATGAGCTCATGTTCATGATGGACGTGGTGCACAGTAGGCATGcaaggcacacagtaggcatgtAGGGTGCCAGCAGAATCCGGGCATCCTCTTGTTACAACAAGGCTGTGATCTGCTTAGGGCTGGCTGGGCAGGAGCACTGCCACGTGTCCACCCACCTGCTGGCCCACTGTGGCTCAACTCCCCCTGGACCTGGCTGAGGGGCACTGTTCTGGGCATGGAATGCCAACTAAGGCTGGTGTGAGTCCGTCCAAGGCCGTGTCTCTGCGTGGGAGACGTGGCCCCATGTCTGTGTGTCTTGTGTGTGTCTCCCCGAGTTGCTGTCCTGTGTGTCTGTTCTGTCTGTGTCCATGTCTTTGTGAGTCCCCATGTGCCTCTCCCTGAGTCCCGGTGTGTCCTTGTGTATGTGTCTGTCCACGTGTCTGAGCTCCTGTGTGCCTCTTTGTCACTGCATCCCAGCCAGTCTCTGTCTAGGCTCTGTGGATCTGAGCCTCTCTGTCGTTCATCACTAGGTGTGTGCCCTGGTCTTTGCGTGTGTCTCCATCCAGCGTGGGGCCTGGTGACCTCTTCCCTgtgccccctcctccagcttGCGTGGCCCCTCCCCTTCTGGAGctgcagcctcctccccctcccccagctctgcgcTAGGCTGCTGCGCCTGGTCTGGCGTCtactgagaaggagcagctgccgctgctgctgcggCCCATCCAGACCTGGCCCTGGTGCTCGGGCAGGCGGGGGCTCCCGGCCCTGTTCTGCCAGCCAGCCGAGGGTTAGGGTCTCTACCACCCCAGCTCCCCAGAGGTTGCTGAGGTAAGACTTGAGCTGCTGGGGTCGGGTGTGGGGGTGACCTGCAGATGGCCTGCAGCTCCTGGCAGGACTGCAGAGGGGCAGGCGGAGGCTGTGTGCTTGGCCGCCCTGTGTTCTGTGTCCCAGGTGTTTCTGGGCATGTCTTGACCCCttttgtgcttgtgtgtgcatgAGGGCAGGTTTGGGTATCTGTGTGAGtgcgggggtgtgtgtgtgcacctgtgtgtccCTGTGCCTGTGAGCACACGGGTGGCTGTATGTCCCTGAGTCCCTGTGGGTGGACACGTGTCCCGCTGGGTAACTACATCCACGCGTCCCATGTAGGAGCAAGGCAGATGAGactgtgtccctgtgtgtgcacacgtgcctctgtgtttgtgtgtcccTGTCTGTACATACACGTCTCTTGTGTTCCTGTGTGTGTACTCGTGTGTGCCTGCGTGTCCATGCATATACAGGCACATCTCTGTGCTTTGTgtgtccttgtgtgtgtgtgtatgcctctGTCTGTGGCTGCCCCTGGGGGGTCCATATGCCTGCTGGGCTGTGCACACTGTGCTTGGAGGCCTTGGCTGGGTGGGTGTTGGGTCTGCGGTCACATGTCCCTGTGCCCTCCCAGGTACTGAGTGGCTTCGCAAGCAGGGTGGCAGCATGGAGTCCCTCTTCCCTGCCCCGTTCTGGGAGGTCCTCTACGGCAGCCACCTGCAGGGCAACCTGTCCCTCCTGAGCCCCAACCACAGCCTGCTGCCCCCCCACCTGCTGCTCAACGCCAGCCATGGCGCCTTCCTGCCCCTCGGGCTCAAGGTCACCATCCTGGGGCTCTACCTGGCTGTGTGCATCGGGGGGCTGCTGGGGAACTGCCTCGTCATGTATGTCATCCTCAGGTAGGCTGGGCCCTGCTGAGCTCCCCGACTGGTGAGTCCCACACAGCTGCAGAGGGGAAACAGGCACGGGCTGCTCCCCAGGAATTTCCTGCTTCCCCATTCAATTCCTGGTTGTCCTGTCACGGGGCAGGGTCGATCCTGAGGCCCTGGATGCTCAGCTCCTCGGGGTGGGGGCCCCTGActagggggagagggagaggaggggaccagccctgcccccccagttggggttggggaggggtgcGCAGCTCTGTCCCAGACAGAGCACCATCCTGACTCCTGACAGATGATGCTTCCTGGTCTGAGCCGTGGGCCAGGCTCCCAGTCAAGCCGCCGCGTGAGGATCTCATGGGTCCCACAGCAACCCCGAGAGGCCGCTCTTGTCAGCCCATTGCAGGGCTGGTGCTGGCAGGCACCAGAAACGCCTTCCCTCCAGCTCCAGGACTCCGTGTTCACTGCTGGTGTCTGGGCTGACTCCAGCGTCTGTTAGTGCTCAGAATGGGAAAGCTTGTGGGGCCaagaggggagggcaggctgcTGGAGGGGTTGACATCATAGGGGGACAGCGTGGGGGCCAGTGTGGGGAACAGTGTGGAGCAAGTGTGGGGACAGCTTGAAGACAGCATGGTGGACAGGGTGGAATGACAGTGTAGGGAGACAGTGTAGGGGCAGAGTGGAGGACAGCATGGGGACAGTGTGTGGGAGAGTATGGGgatgtgcttgtgtgtgcacgtgtgtacatgcacacgcaagtgcacacacgtgtgtacaTGGATATGTGCGATGTATATGCACACTGTACATGTATGTGTGAgcatgcacatgtatgtgtgcatggTGTGTGTAGTGTGCATGCTCAgagaaggggctgggaggagcagcTGACCCACAGGGTTCTGGACTCACATGCCCCTTCTTGGCTGGAGGGTGTGTTGTGGGTGAGAATTGAGCCGTCTGGAGGGTGCTGTCCATCCTCTGTGAGTGctcccctctgcttctccctgcaCTGGGGCCTCATGACTCCCAGAGTTACATCCTGGATTACAGGAGACAAGGAAGGTTGTCTTGCCCACAAGCGGCCCCCAGAGAGAGAGTGGTGCACAGGAGCTGTTGTGACTGCACTGGCCCGAGAAGCAGCACTGTGTGCTCTGAGccggtgggctgggctgggctccctcAGGATTTAGAAACACCCAGTTCCAAGCCCTGCTCCTTtctaaagactttattttttcaagagcagttttaggttcacagcaaaactgagaggcaggtacagagatttcccgtataccCTCTGCCCCACACATCATAGCCTCCTCcatatcaacatccctcacctgATGGTGCATTTGTCACAGTTGAAGAACCCGCGttacacatcagaatcacccagagtcCATCGTTTACAGAAGGGTTCACTCTTgttgttgtacattctgtggctTTGGACAAATGTTCGAGGACGTGCATCCATccttatagtatcacacagagtagtttcGCTGCCCTAACCATCGTCTGCTCCACCTTCATCCCTCCCGCTACTCCCAGGCAACCtctcatctttttattgtctccatagttttcccttttccagaatatcttatagttggaatcatgcagcatgtagccttttcagattggcttctttcacttagtgatactcatttaagtttcctccacgtcttttcatggcttgacagctctttttttttttaagcgctgagtaatattccattatctgaatggaccacaatttatttatccatccacctactgaaggacatcttggttgcctccaaggttttctattcttttctttttttttgctgagaaagatttgccctgagctaatatctgtgctagtcttcttctattttatatgtgggttgccaccacagcatggctgccaaggaGTGGTGTAGggcctcacccaggatctgaatctgggccactgaagtggagcgtgccgaacttaaccctAGGCCAAggggcctgcccctgcctccaagttttggcaattatggataaagctattgtaaacatctgtgttcaggttttgtgtggacataagttttcaacacctttgggtaaataccaaggagcgtgatTGCTAGATCAAATAGTAAGAAtaggtttagttttgtaagagactgccaaactgtcttccaaggtggctgtatcatcttgcatttccaccagcaaaaaatgagagttcctgttgctccacatcctcgccggCATTTGGTGTCAGTGTTCcaggttttggccattctaatagatatgtagtgGTGTCTCACTGTTGCTTTACTTTGCATTccttaatgacatatgatgtggagtgtctttttatgtgcttatttgctgtcTGTGTATCTTCTGTGGTGAGGGGTCTGTTCAGggctttggcccattttttaactgggttgtctcttttcttttagttgaGTAGTAAGAGTCCTTGCTGTATTCTGAATAGCAGTCCTGTATCAGATGtttctttggcaaatattttctcccatctgcAGCTGGTCTTCTGGCTCTCTTGACTGTCTCTGCTTTTCACCAGCTCCGTGGCCTTGAGAAGGCCAGTTAGATCCTCTGAGTCTGTATGTCCTCCTGCAAAGAATGGGGATCAAAATAGCATTTTTGGAATCTTAAGTGAGATAAAACCCATGTGAAGAGCTTGGTGCAGGTGTCTGCCAtcatcatttttgttgttgttatttgatCATCAGGAAGTCTTCTTCATGCTTATTCTTAACCCCTCTCTAAGAGGCAGAACTAAACCCCAGGTTCCTTCATGGCAGCTTAGTTGACATGGAACATCGTCACTTCTGGTGCTGCCACTGTCATCACCGTGTCTATGACCACCACCACCATAGCCACTATCACAACTGTTAATTCATTcgacaaatacttattaagcaccCATAATTTTCCAAACCCTGTTCCAGATGCTTAGGTACAACCCGACCCCGTTagcacccctcccacccctgtcGTCATTTCCTCTCTCCATCGCTAGACGACAGTGTGGACTGAAGCCCTCTGACGTACTCTTACAGACTCTGGAGCCCTTGAAAGCCTCTGGCAGCTGCAGGGCCAGCCTTTCGGTCCACAAAGGGTCTTGGCGGAGAGTTGAAAGGGAGGAGGGTAGGCTCTTTCTCTGACGATTCCTACCCCTTCACTCCCCTTCAGAGTCAGGTGTGAGCTCTGCTGCCCGACCCGACTTTTCTAAAACAGACCAGTCTTTGGGTTCGGAACTCACACGTGTGCTCGAAGTACttgaagggcttgttaaaatgtTTGCCCCAGGCCCCATGCCCTTGGGCTGGGCCTGGAGCCTGCGTTTTACCAAGGGTCTCAGAGTGGGTACCCCTCCTGGTGGCCAACAGGAAGGCCGCTTGCCCTTTGCTGCCAGGTCCAGCCACGGTGGCTGAGGAAGCTGTCCTTTTTGCTGTCCTCTCTGCAGACACACCAAGATGAAAACAGCTACCAACATCTACATCTTCAACCTGGCCCTGGCTGACACCCTGGTGCTACTCACACTGCCCTTCCAGGGCACAGATGTCCTCCTCGGCTTCTGGCCGTTTGGGAATGCCCTGTGCAAGACGGTCATTGCCATCGACtattacaacatgttcaccagCACCTTCACACTGACCGCCATGAGTGTGGACCGCTATGTAGCCATCTGCCACCCCATCCGTGCCCTCGACGTCCGGACGTCCAGCAAGGCCCAGGCTGTCAATGTGGCCATCTGGGCCCTGGCCTCCGTCGTCGGCGTCCCTGTAGCCATCATGGGCTCTGCACAGGTCGAGGATGAAGGTCAGTGGGGTGGGCCCTCCCCAGCACCATGCTCCCCGCCCACCTGCCCTGACCCCACTTCTCTCCCCGCAGAGATTGAGTGTCTGGTGGAGATCCCCACCCCACAGGACTACTGGGGCCCCGTGTTTGCCATCTgcatcttcctcttctccttcatcATCCCCGTGCTCATCATCTCTGTCTGCTATAGCCTCATGATTCGACGGCTGCGTGGCGTCCGCCTGCTGTCCGGCTCCCGCGAGAAGGACCGGAACCTGCGGCGCATCACGCggctggtgctggtggtggtggctgTGTTTGTGGGCTGCTGGACCCCTGTCCAGGTGTTCGTGCTGGTCCAAGGGCTGGGCGTGCAGCCGGGCAGTGAGGCCACAGTGGCCATCCTGCGTTTCTGCACCGCACTCGGCTACGTCAACAGCTGCCTCAACCCCATCCTCTATGCCTTCCTGGACGAGAACTTCAAGGCCTGCTTCCGCAAGTTCTGCTGTGCATCTGCCCTGCGCCGGGAGATGCAGGTGTCTGACCGTGTGCGCAGCATTGCCAAGGATGTGGCCCTTGCCTGCAAGACCTCTGAGACAGTCCCGCGGCCTGCATGACTAGGCGTGGACCTGCCCATGGCTCCTGTCAGCCCGCAGAGCCCGTCAACACCCAACACGGAGCTCACCCAGGTCACTGCGCTCTAGGCTGATGCACCACCTGAGCCCTGAGCCCCTCCAGCCTCAGTGAGCTTCCCTGTGGCCCCATGGGGCCTAGTGACATTATGGGACAGGTCAGAGCATTAAGGCTGCCTCCGTGGACCCGGTCAGCTCAGACTAAAGCTGCCTTCCTggtgcagggtggggagggcatgCAAGGACTCAGCAGTGAGCGTGACTGGCCAGAGCCCATGCTGACCCTCCCGTGCTTCCTGGGCCTCTCCCCTGCTGCGCCCTGCATGCTCCAGTGGGCACTCACCTGGAGGTGCAACAGCAGCGTGTGTAGTCCTGCATGCCCCTTGTGCTGTGTGCTGTCTGCATGGAGCCCTGTAGCATCTTGGGGCAGCCGGACCCGTTTGGCACTGCCTGGAGAGCCAGCAGGCGTCTCTGGGCAGTGGGACTCGCCCTGAGCACGAAGCTGCTGATAGGACTCGCTCGTGCCtcatgctgctgctgcttccttgtCCCCTACTCCCGCTTCCCCTCATAGGCTTCTCAGTGAGACTCTTCCATCCAGAAGCGCAATAAGTTATCTGCAGACGCAGCCATCCAGGCGTGCGGAGGTGGCTCAGGAAGATGGACGGGGCGGAGTGGGGGCTGCGTGACCACTGCAGGCTGCTAAGTCGTACACGAAGTGGCCCCGTGTGCCTGGTCTCAGCTGTTAGTGCTGAGGAGGGCTCTGTCATGCTCCATCTGGGGGCTCTCCCTCACCGTCTCACCTTTCCTTGAAATCAGAGGTCAGCGGCTGTGCAGCTGGCAGAAGCCTGTGCCCTCTTTGGGTCCTAGTGGCCTTGGAAGAGTGGGGCTCAGGACAGCTTCTGCTCTGCACCCCAGTAACTGACCCCCTGCTTCATTTACAAGCCTCCAGGCATCTGTGGGGGAGGCCTGAGCTTCCTGCTGTCAGGACTCATCTCAAACGGTGCCAAATTGGAGGCAGGGTTCACGTGCAGAGCTGGTGTGAGCGCTGGGGCTTGGCAGGGCCTGCTGGAGCCAAACTGTAGGGACTCTCTGGGCTGTGGGGACTGCAGGGGTATTCCTGCTGTGGTCACTGGCAGAAGTGCCCTCCCCGGTCTGCAGATGGAAGCTGCACGTTGGAGACCTTACACACTCTTCCTGCAGACACACTACTGACACACCTGTGACACCGAGAAGACTGTTCTGCCTTCGCCTGTGGGCTGAGCTGCAGACTTCGGCCAGGCGCCCTGGCGCACCTGCAGAGAACAGAACGGTGGCTCTGGGctggctctgcttcaggggccctggCCCCTGGGGTGCGTCCCGGGAGGATGGGCCTCCCCGTGCTGCCTGCAGAGCAAGGCTCTGAAGACTTGGCGGCCGTTTCTTGCCACGGCTGAAAGATTTATGAATTTGTGCCCGTGTAACATGTATCTTCATGTAGTAGTGCATGTGACAAGTATGATTTCCCAACACGTAACCAACCCTTAACCTGTCTCCAGGGGTCATGAAGGGGTCGTAATAAACCCCTGCCCACTGGCCAGGGCACTCTCCTCACCAAGGTGTTTCTGACTCGGGCTGGGTGGGCACTGGCATGTGGGGGTCAGTTGGTGAGTCCGCCTGGCACTCTCTACCTGACCAGGCTCTGTCCTTGGCAGAGGGTCCCTGGGAGGCTCCTACTTTGGGACTGGTGCGACGGTTCATGAGAGGCTGGGGgctgttcccttttcttcagcaTTCACAGTTTCTCCCTAAACAACCAACTCCTGTACCTGCAGCACGAAGCTCCTTGCGGATCCGGGGGGGCACCCTTCCCACGTGGGTCCCGGGGCTCTTTGCCCCGTGAAGCCACAGCAGacctccagcccttctctcttccttgagtGGATCCAAgaggagtatttttttttcaaagattttattttttcatttttctccccaaagccccccagtacatagttgtatattctttgttgtgggtccttctagttgtggcatgtgggacgctgcctcagcgtggtttgatgagcagtgccatgtccgcacccaggatttgaaccaccTCCGCCCCACTGTGCCCCCGCCTCCACCCCACTgcaccccacctctgcccccactgtgcccccacctccaccccactgcgcccccacctccaccccactgtgccccacctccaccccactgtgccctcacctccaccccactGCACCCCACGTCTGCCCCCACTGCACCCCCACCTCCGCCCCACtgtgccccacctccaccccactgtgccctcacctccaccccactgcaccccacctctgcccccactGCACCCCCACCGTGCCGCACCTCCACCCCACTGTGCCCTCACCTCCGCCCCACCGTGCCACACCTCCACCCCACTGtgccctcacctccaccccactGTGCTCCACTGCACCCCACTgcgcccccacctccaccccactgtgcccccacctccaccccgctgtgccctcacctccaccccactGTGCTCCACTGCACCCCACTgcgcctccacctccaccccactgcgcccccacctccaccccactgtgcccccacctccaccccactgcgcccccacctccaccccactgcgcccccacctccaccccactgtgcccccacctccaccccactgtgccctcacctccaccccactGTGCTCCActgcaccccacctccaccccactgcGCCCCACCACTCCCCCACTGTGTCCCACCTCCACCCACTCCTCTGCCCCCATCAGCCGCTGGGCTTGGTCAAGTCTCccgacttc
The Equus przewalskii isolate Varuska chromosome 21, EquPr2, whole genome shotgun sequence DNA segment above includes these coding regions:
- the OPRL1 gene encoding nociceptin receptor isoform X1, with the translated sequence MESLFPAPFWEVLYGSHLQGNLSLLSPNHSLLPPHLLLNASHGAFLPLGLKVTILGLYLAVCIGGLLGNCLVMYVILRHTKMKTATNIYIFNLALADTLVLLTLPFQGTDVLLGFWPFGNALCKTVIAIDYYNMFTSTFTLTAMSVDRYVAICHPIRALDVRTSSKAQAVNVAIWALASVVGVPVAIMGSAQVEDEEIECLVEIPTPQDYWGPVFAICIFLFSFIIPVLIISVCYSLMIRRLRGVRLLSGSREKDRNLRRITRLVLVVVAVFVGCWTPVQVFVLVQGLGVQPGSEATVAILRFCTALGYVNSCLNPILYAFLDENFKACFRKFCCASALRREMQVSDRVRSIAKDVALACKTSETVPRPA
- the OPRL1 gene encoding nociceptin receptor isoform X2, with protein sequence MKTATNIYIFNLALADTLVLLTLPFQGTDVLLGFWPFGNALCKTVIAIDYYNMFTSTFTLTAMSVDRYVAICHPIRALDVRTSSKAQAVNVAIWALASVVGVPVAIMGSAQVEDEEIECLVEIPTPQDYWGPVFAICIFLFSFIIPVLIISVCYSLMIRRLRGVRLLSGSREKDRNLRRITRLVLVVVAVFVGCWTPVQVFVLVQGLGVQPGSEATVAILRFCTALGYVNSCLNPILYAFLDENFKACFRKFCCASALRREMQVSDRVRSIAKDVALACKTSETVPRPA